Part of the Rhizobium sp. WYJ-E13 genome is shown below.
CGTCAGGCTCGTCACCTCGGGCAACATCGTCGACTTTCAGAAAGAGGCGGCCGATGTCGCGATCCGCTGGGGTCGCGGCGATTGGCCGGGCCTCATCAGCCATTGCATCATGAAGCTTGATTTCGCCCCCATGCTGAGCCCGAAGCTCGCGGCCGAAATCGGTGGCGTTCACGAGCCCACAGATCTTCTGAAACTGCCCCTGATCAGCGCCGGCGATCCGTGGTGGGCGCAATGGTTTGCTGCCGCCGGCGTCAAGGATGCCGATCTCTCGCGCTATCCGAAAAGCGAATTCGGCACGCAGATCCTCGATGCCAGCATCGCCATGGCTGGAGGCGGTGTTGCCATGCTCAACCCAGGTCATTTCCAGGAAGACGTTGCCACCGGAAGGCTCTATCAGCCCTTCGAACTGACCGGCAACGACGGGCGCGACTATTGGCTGGCCTATCCCGAAAATAGGCGCAACGTTCCGAAAATCAGAAACTTCCGGAAATGGCTGCTGGAAAAATTCAATGTCGAGCAGGATTGAACTCGTCGCGCGAACGCGACAGATCTTAAATCTCGCTCAATAGCCCATCTCGGGCGCATAGAAACATCGCGGCGTATCCTCGTTCGGGAACAGGCAGAGATGGTAATCGCTGTCGCCCGAATGCATCGCCTTGGTCATCGGCAGCAGAAAGACATGGTAGCGCGTCACAAGTCGGTGATCGCCAGGCTTCAGCGTCAAACGATAACCATCCGGCGTGATGGCAACGGCCTTGGACGGGATCATCTGGCAATCGCCGGTTTCGGCATTTCCATTGCAACAATAGGGGTCGTAACTCCACCCAGTACCGGCGTCGTGGGCTGTCGCGAACGACGCATATGCAATCATCACGCATGTCAGAATGCTGCGCATGGGCATCTTCTCCGTCGATGAATGCGCCGCCGGTCTTTAGCGGTTTTCCACCTCATCCCGGCGGCTGCGTTTAAAAACTGTAACCCAAATTTCACATTTCAAGGAATCGGCTGTTCCACATTGGAGCATCAGCAGTGGATAAAATGCCGCAGAAATCGGCGATTTTTTAAGGCATACGAATGACACGCCCGCTCCACAGCGCAGCGCACAACCAGATTGCCACCTCAAATTGCGCGGATATAAATAATCTGATGGAAGAGCAGCGATATGCTTTCGGCCGTTTCACGCTCGACCCCGGCAGCGGCATGCTGCGACGGGACGGCCAGCCAGTTGCGCTCGGCCAGCGTGCGATTTCACTGCTCAAGGCACTGCTCGACGGCGACGGACGCCCGGTCGGAAAGGACGCGTTGATCGAAGCGGGCTGGCCGGGACTGATGGTCGAGGAAGGCAATCTTTCGGTACAGATCGCGCATCTGCGCAAGGCGCTCGGACAGCGGCCGGACGGGCAGGAATGGATCGTCACGCTGCCGCGCCTCGGCTATCGCCTTTTCAAGAGCCAGGCGCCGCTCGCCGATATCGGGGACGACGTGTTCCCTTCGCTCGCGGTGCTGCCCTTCGAAAATCTCAGTGGTGATCCTGAACAACAATATTTTGCCGATGGCATTGTCGATGACATCATAACGGCGCTCAGCCGCTTCAAATCCTTTGCCGTCATTGCCCGCAATACCAGCTTCGTCTACCGCGGCGCCGGCGACATCCGAAAGATCGCCGGCGAACTCGGCGTCAAATATGTGCTCGAAGGCAGCCTGCGCAAATCCGGCAACAAGCTGCGCATCTATGCCCGGTTGGTGGATGCCGCAGCCAATGTCCAGCTTTGGGCGCAAAGCTTCGACGGCGACCTCGAAGACGTCTTCGAGTTCCAGGACCGCATTACCGAATCCGTCGCCGTCGGGATCGAGCCGCATGTCCAGCGAGCCGAGTTGGAACGTGCGCGCCGGGAACGGCCCGGCAGCATCTCCGTCTACGACATCTGTCTGCAGGTCCTGCCGAAGATCTTGGCCGAAACCTCCGCTCAGAACGCGGAAGCCCATGCGCTGCTAACCGAAGCACTTGAGCGCGAGCCGGAC
Proteins encoded:
- a CDS encoding LysR substrate-binding domain-containing protein; this encodes MKLSKQFPLNALRVFEAVARLGSFTKAGDELGMTQTAVSYQIKLLEENIGEPLFLRRPRQIELTEAGEHLAPKVSEAFNILIEAMASMRKATEETLTIHSTATFAQQWLSRYIGAFQLQFPDIAVRLVTSGNIVDFQKEAADVAIRWGRGDWPGLISHCIMKLDFAPMLSPKLAAEIGGVHEPTDLLKLPLISAGDPWWAQWFAAAGVKDADLSRYPKSEFGTQILDASIAMAGGGVAMLNPGHFQEDVATGRLYQPFELTGNDGRDYWLAYPENRRNVPKIRNFRKWLLEKFNVEQD
- a CDS encoding winged helix-turn-helix domain-containing protein, whose amino-acid sequence is MEEQRYAFGRFTLDPGSGMLRRDGQPVALGQRAISLLKALLDGDGRPVGKDALIEAGWPGLMVEEGNLSVQIAHLRKALGQRPDGQEWIVTLPRLGYRLFKSQAPLADIGDDVFPSLAVLPFENLSGDPEQQYFADGIVDDIITALSRFKSFAVIARNTSFVYRGAGDIRKIAGELGVKYVLEGSLRKSGNKLRIYARLVDAAANVQLWAQSFDGDLEDVFEFQDRITESVAVGIEPHVQRAELERARRERPGSISVYDICLQVLPKILAETSAQNAEAHALLTEALEREPDNARILGLASYTLEHRRTRGWPPFGPDDAEKCVALARRGIELARGDATIMATCGMSLIQVGREYDWGLAIMQAAVDLNPNSLNVVLRAGIAHLHCGNLDQAQEYLMRAHRLSPLDPYAHITFSGLADIEMIRGNYEQSLLWASRSLALNPNFDPTVWILITDNMLLGRKEEAKRFLQHLLRIAPDSTLASIASGQATKVPERLALVINGLREAGLPEA